A section of the Lineus longissimus chromosome 1, tnLinLong1.2, whole genome shotgun sequence genome encodes:
- the LOC135493081 gene encoding protein lin-54 homolog isoform X1: MPSDRTVVTRSSGKSVTESAPSERSSPSTAVTMNNIKEEVDITAMSANLYDLGSANQITENPELVALENIKAELDKIQDSNIEVVTDVPEATKTEVVIEETPNVKVESIIQEVEVSSIMGGQSTQNTSLINSGLSLLSDQATTIMVGSEFENKVLSTAAVVNAGVKRPATSSPPPQMKVIIQKNPTTNQTQPVLFAQSMSGVSQSQLVSSGGQGFTILSPSVQGASTPTKTITLSQAGIVSPGRTIALTSLSSTPPRSIIPQQKIAISPAKTPTKITMIPVSGKSPHRVIPLQHVAGSNVLTMIPKNALITTTASSVSGTVIASTSTKTITYSPQRVFIRQPFSVGGKPQTNAAGQTLKQITIPLQNTQNVQQIQVPGSKFNYIRLVSTPASQQQAQTQGNKQATIAPAGQAKQMVPLSVGNTTGQTLKFAVAPKPAANQTSTAQPQTQRLLLPATSTVQIRASAAPTQSLAPMRPVTTATSTALSQLPPGTTLISTGGNVSGVQGFALVPAQYISNLQQQAGQSSQPAQQQSVQSNSANNKDYIPIASNDMSVSNAVASRHLNGSSPMETPGGQRPRKPCNCTKSQCLKLYCDCFANGEFCHNCNCTNCANNLEHEDERSRAIKSCLDRNPHAFHPKIGKGTGKIGDGDRRHNKGCNCKKSGCLKNYCECYEAKITCSSMCRCVGCKNFDESPERKTLMHLADAAEVRVQQQTSVRTKLSSQMQDVPSKHSLSGAERLPYTFITSDVAEATCVCMLAQAEDAERTRQPPVIHERAILEEFGRCLMQIIESANRTKAGGVSIPLT, encoded by the exons ATGCCTTCCGATAGAACAG TGGTCACTAGGAGTAGTGGCAAATCTGTCACAGAATCGGCACCTTCAGAACGGTCCTCTCCCAGTACTGCAGTTAcaatgaataatatcaaggaAGAAGTGGACATTACCGCGATGTCGGCCAATTTGTATGATCTTGGATCAGCGAATCAGATTACGGAGAATCCCGAGTTAGTTGCACTGGAAAACATAAAAGCAGAACTTGACAAGATTCAAGACTCGAACATTGAGGTGGTAACAGATGTACCTGAGGCAACCAAGACTGAGGTGGTGATAGAAGAGACACCAAATGTGAAAGTGGAATCAATTATTCAAGAAGTGGAAGTGTCGTCTATCATGGGTGGTCAGTCGACGCAAAACACAAGTCTGATTAATTCAGGTTTAAGCCTGTTGTCAGACCAGGCGACAACTATCATGGTGGgcagtgaatttgaaaataaagtaCTTTCAACAGCTGCAGTTGTCAATGCTGGAGTAAAGCGGCCTGCTACATCATCGCCTCCACCACAGATGAAAGTTATCATACAAAAAAATCCGACAACGAACCAAACTCAGCCAGTTTTGTTTGCACAGTCTATGAGTGGCGTGAGCCAATCACAGCTTGTGAGCTCAGGTGGTCAAGGGTTCACTATCTTGTCTCCATCAGTCCAGGGAGCATCAACGCCGACAAAGACTATAACATTATCTCAAGCTGGCATTGTGTCGCCAGGTCGAACAATAGCACTGACTTCTCTCAGTAGCACCCCACCAAGGAGTATTATCCCACAACAGAAAATTGCCATTTCTCCAGCTAAAACACCTACAAAAATAACCATGATACCTGTATCCGGGAAGTCTCCCCACCGGGTGATTCCTTTACAGCATGTTGCAGGCTCTAATGTATTGACAATGATACCAAAAAATGCTTTGATCACAACAACAGCTTCTTCAGTGAGTGGGACTGTAATAGCATCAACATCTACGAAAACAATAACTTATTCTcctcaaagggtttttattcgGCAGCCATTCAGTGTG GGAGGGAAACCTCAGACTAATGCAGCTGGTCAAACACTGAAGCAGATCACAATACCATTACAAAATACTCAGAATGTACAGCAGATTCAAGTACCAGGGAGCAAATTCAACTACATCAGACTTGTGTCAACTCCTGCATCACAGCAGCAGGCACAGACTCAAG gaAACAAACAAGCCACAATTGCTCCAGCTGGCCAGGCCAAGCAAATGGTTCCTCTGTCTGTTGGAAATACAACAGGACAAACCCTGAAATTTGCA gTTGCTCCAAAACCTGCTGCAAATCAGACGTCAACTGCACAGCCACAGACGCAGAGGTTACTTTTGCCAGCCACTAGTACTGTTCAGATCCGAGCAAGTGCAGCGCCTACACAAAGTTTAGCACCCATGAGACCTGTGACAACAGCAACATCCACTGCGTTATCACAGTTACCCCCTGGGACAACACTCATATCCACGGGTGGTAATGTCTCGGGAGTGCAAGGATTTGCTCTAGTGCCAGCTCAGTATATTTCAAAT TTGCAGCAACAAGCTGGTCAGTCTTCACAGCCTGCTCAGCAGCAGTCCGTTCAGTCTAACTCTGCTAACAACAAAGACTACATACCTATAGCCAGTAATGATATGTCTGTGTCTAATGCTGTTGCATCCAGACATTTAAATGG TTCCAGCCCAATGGAAACGCCTGGTGGTCAGAGGCCAAGAAAACCATGCAACTGTACAAAATCTCAATGTTTGAAATT ataCTGTGATTGTTTTGCCAATGGAGAATTCTGTCACAACTGCAACTGTACGAATTGTGCTAATAACTTGGAACACGAAGATGAGCGGTCACGAGCCATCAAATCATGTCTAGACAGAAACCCACATGCTTTTCATCCAAAAATAGGAAAAGGGACTG GTAAAATTGGTGATGGCGATCGGCGGCATAACAAAGGGTGCAATTGCAAAAAGTCTGGATGTTTGAAAAATTACTGTGAATGTTACGAA GCAAAAATCACGTGTTCATCAATGTGTCGTTGTGTTGGTTGCAAGAACTTTGATGAGAGTCCTGAGCGCAAGACTCTGATGCATCTGGCAGATGCTGCTGAAGTGAGAGTGCAACAGCAGACCTCAGTCAGAACTAAGTTGTCTTCCCAAATGCAAGATGTACCATCCAAACATTCTCTGTCGGGGGCTGAAAG GCTACCTTATACATTCATCACATCAGATGTTGCGGAGGCTACCTGTGTGTGTATGTTGGCACAAGCAGAAGATGCAGAAAGAACCCGGCAGCCACCTGTTATACACGAGAGAGCTATACTGGAAGAATTTGGCAGATGTCTTATGCAGATTATTGAGTCAGCAAACAGAACAAAAG CTGGCGGAGTTTCGATACCTCTGACTTAG
- the LOC135493081 gene encoding protein lin-54 homolog isoform X2, giving the protein MNNIKEEVDITAMSANLYDLGSANQITENPELVALENIKAELDKIQDSNIEVVTDVPEATKTEVVIEETPNVKVESIIQEVEVSSIMGGQSTQNTSLINSGLSLLSDQATTIMVGSEFENKVLSTAAVVNAGVKRPATSSPPPQMKVIIQKNPTTNQTQPVLFAQSMSGVSQSQLVSSGGQGFTILSPSVQGASTPTKTITLSQAGIVSPGRTIALTSLSSTPPRSIIPQQKIAISPAKTPTKITMIPVSGKSPHRVIPLQHVAGSNVLTMIPKNALITTTASSVSGTVIASTSTKTITYSPQRVFIRQPFSVGGKPQTNAAGQTLKQITIPLQNTQNVQQIQVPGSKFNYIRLVSTPASQQQAQTQGNKQATIAPAGQAKQMVPLSVGNTTGQTLKFAVAPKPAANQTSTAQPQTQRLLLPATSTVQIRASAAPTQSLAPMRPVTTATSTALSQLPPGTTLISTGGNVSGVQGFALVPAQYISNLQQQAGQSSQPAQQQSVQSNSANNKDYIPIASNDMSVSNAVASRHLNGSSPMETPGGQRPRKPCNCTKSQCLKLYCDCFANGEFCHNCNCTNCANNLEHEDERSRAIKSCLDRNPHAFHPKIGKGTGKIGDGDRRHNKGCNCKKSGCLKNYCECYEAKITCSSMCRCVGCKNFDESPERKTLMHLADAAEVRVQQQTSVRTKLSSQMQDVPSKHSLSGAERLPYTFITSDVAEATCVCMLAQAEDAERTRQPPVIHERAILEEFGRCLMQIIESANRTKAGGVSIPLT; this is encoded by the exons atgaataatatcaaggaAGAAGTGGACATTACCGCGATGTCGGCCAATTTGTATGATCTTGGATCAGCGAATCAGATTACGGAGAATCCCGAGTTAGTTGCACTGGAAAACATAAAAGCAGAACTTGACAAGATTCAAGACTCGAACATTGAGGTGGTAACAGATGTACCTGAGGCAACCAAGACTGAGGTGGTGATAGAAGAGACACCAAATGTGAAAGTGGAATCAATTATTCAAGAAGTGGAAGTGTCGTCTATCATGGGTGGTCAGTCGACGCAAAACACAAGTCTGATTAATTCAGGTTTAAGCCTGTTGTCAGACCAGGCGACAACTATCATGGTGGgcagtgaatttgaaaataaagtaCTTTCAACAGCTGCAGTTGTCAATGCTGGAGTAAAGCGGCCTGCTACATCATCGCCTCCACCACAGATGAAAGTTATCATACAAAAAAATCCGACAACGAACCAAACTCAGCCAGTTTTGTTTGCACAGTCTATGAGTGGCGTGAGCCAATCACAGCTTGTGAGCTCAGGTGGTCAAGGGTTCACTATCTTGTCTCCATCAGTCCAGGGAGCATCAACGCCGACAAAGACTATAACATTATCTCAAGCTGGCATTGTGTCGCCAGGTCGAACAATAGCACTGACTTCTCTCAGTAGCACCCCACCAAGGAGTATTATCCCACAACAGAAAATTGCCATTTCTCCAGCTAAAACACCTACAAAAATAACCATGATACCTGTATCCGGGAAGTCTCCCCACCGGGTGATTCCTTTACAGCATGTTGCAGGCTCTAATGTATTGACAATGATACCAAAAAATGCTTTGATCACAACAACAGCTTCTTCAGTGAGTGGGACTGTAATAGCATCAACATCTACGAAAACAATAACTTATTCTcctcaaagggtttttattcgGCAGCCATTCAGTGTG GGAGGGAAACCTCAGACTAATGCAGCTGGTCAAACACTGAAGCAGATCACAATACCATTACAAAATACTCAGAATGTACAGCAGATTCAAGTACCAGGGAGCAAATTCAACTACATCAGACTTGTGTCAACTCCTGCATCACAGCAGCAGGCACAGACTCAAG gaAACAAACAAGCCACAATTGCTCCAGCTGGCCAGGCCAAGCAAATGGTTCCTCTGTCTGTTGGAAATACAACAGGACAAACCCTGAAATTTGCA gTTGCTCCAAAACCTGCTGCAAATCAGACGTCAACTGCACAGCCACAGACGCAGAGGTTACTTTTGCCAGCCACTAGTACTGTTCAGATCCGAGCAAGTGCAGCGCCTACACAAAGTTTAGCACCCATGAGACCTGTGACAACAGCAACATCCACTGCGTTATCACAGTTACCCCCTGGGACAACACTCATATCCACGGGTGGTAATGTCTCGGGAGTGCAAGGATTTGCTCTAGTGCCAGCTCAGTATATTTCAAAT TTGCAGCAACAAGCTGGTCAGTCTTCACAGCCTGCTCAGCAGCAGTCCGTTCAGTCTAACTCTGCTAACAACAAAGACTACATACCTATAGCCAGTAATGATATGTCTGTGTCTAATGCTGTTGCATCCAGACATTTAAATGG TTCCAGCCCAATGGAAACGCCTGGTGGTCAGAGGCCAAGAAAACCATGCAACTGTACAAAATCTCAATGTTTGAAATT ataCTGTGATTGTTTTGCCAATGGAGAATTCTGTCACAACTGCAACTGTACGAATTGTGCTAATAACTTGGAACACGAAGATGAGCGGTCACGAGCCATCAAATCATGTCTAGACAGAAACCCACATGCTTTTCATCCAAAAATAGGAAAAGGGACTG GTAAAATTGGTGATGGCGATCGGCGGCATAACAAAGGGTGCAATTGCAAAAAGTCTGGATGTTTGAAAAATTACTGTGAATGTTACGAA GCAAAAATCACGTGTTCATCAATGTGTCGTTGTGTTGGTTGCAAGAACTTTGATGAGAGTCCTGAGCGCAAGACTCTGATGCATCTGGCAGATGCTGCTGAAGTGAGAGTGCAACAGCAGACCTCAGTCAGAACTAAGTTGTCTTCCCAAATGCAAGATGTACCATCCAAACATTCTCTGTCGGGGGCTGAAAG GCTACCTTATACATTCATCACATCAGATGTTGCGGAGGCTACCTGTGTGTGTATGTTGGCACAAGCAGAAGATGCAGAAAGAACCCGGCAGCCACCTGTTATACACGAGAGAGCTATACTGGAAGAATTTGGCAGATGTCTTATGCAGATTATTGAGTCAGCAAACAGAACAAAAG CTGGCGGAGTTTCGATACCTCTGACTTAG
- the LOC135499065 gene encoding PHD finger-like domain-containing protein 5A — MAKHHPDLIFCRKQPGVAIGRLCEKCDGKCVICDSYVRPCTLVRICDECNYGSYQGRCVICGGPGVSDAYYCKECTIQEKDRDGCPKIVNLGSAKTDLFYERKKYGFKKR, encoded by the exons ATGGCGAAGCATCACCCCGATTTGATTTTTTGCCGAAAACAACCTGGCGTTG CCATCGGAAGATTATGTGAAAAAT GTGATGGAAAGTGTGTAATATGTGATTCATATGTGCGCCCATGCACACTGGTTCGGATATGTGACGAGTGTAACTATGGATCCTATCAAGGACGATGTGTAATATGCGGTGGTCCAGGAGTCTCTGATGcttattactgtaaagaatgtacCATACAGGAAAAAGAC AGAGATGGTTGTCCAAAAATTGTCAATCTTGGAAGTGCAAAGACAGATTTATTCTACGAAAGAAAGAAGTATGGATTCAAGAAGAGATAG
- the LOC135498991 gene encoding COP9 signalosome complex subunit 4-like, which yields MAASVKQQLAALVNSGGSHKDLTEKYRTVLDATLKTQGADLSEGLKVFVEAMVNENVSLVVSRQILTDFCSHLNKLPDNEAKDVSHYTLDKIQPRVISFEEQVASIRQHLANIYERESCWKEAANVLVGIPLETGQKQYSSDYKLETYLKIARLYLENDDPVQAEAYINRASLLQADSQNEELQIYYKVCYARVLDYRRKFIEAAQRYNELSYKPIVAENERITALKNALICTILASAGQQRSRMLATLFKDERCQSLPHYGILEKMYLDRIIRSNNLQEFEALLQPHQKAVTSDGSTILDRAVIEHNLLSASKLYNNISFEELGSLLEIPPMKAEKIASQMISEGRMNGCIDQIDSIVHFENREALPSWDKQIQNLCFQVNNIIEKIEQQAPEWIAKSIDEQMAVS from the exons atggcagcgtCCGTAAAACAACAACTCGCCGCGTTGGTTAATTCTGGAGGCTCTCATAAAGACCTCACTGAGAA ATACCGTACTGTCCTTGATGCAACATTAAAGACACAAGGTGCAGACCTGTCTGAAGGTTTGAAAGTGTTTGTTGAAGCAA TGGTGAATGAGAACGTGAGCTTGGTCGTATCTCGTCAAATCTTAACAGATTTCTGTAGTCACTTGAATAAACTGCCTGATAATGAGGCAAAAGATGTGTCACATTACACACTAGACAAGATACAACCGAGAGTTATTTCCTTTGAAGAACAG GTTGCATCAATTCGACAACACCTTGCAAATATTTATGAAAGAGAAAGCTGTTGGAAGGAAGCTGCTAATGTGTTGGTTGGCATTCCTCTGGAGACAGGACAAAa GCAATATTCCAGTGACTACAAGTTAGAGACATATCTCAAAATCGCACGGTTATATCTTGAGAATGATGATCCAGTACAGGCTGAAGCATACATCAATCGTGCTTCATTACTCCAGGCTGACTCACAGAATGAAGAATTACAGATTTACTACAAG GTTTGCTATGCTAGGGTGCTTGACTATCGGAGGAAGTTCATTGAAGCTGCTCAGCGTTATAACGAACTCTCATACAAACCAATTGTTgctgaaaatgaaagaattacAGCATTGAAAAATGCACTGATTTGCACAATCTTGGCGTCAGCTG GCCAACAGAGATCACGCATGTTAGCCACATTATTCAAAGATGAAAGATGCCAATCATTACCACATTATGGAATACTGGAGAAAAT GTATTTGGATAGAATAATTCGAAGCAACAATTTACAAGAGTTTGAAGCTCTCCTCCAACCTCACCAAAAAGCTGTCACTTCTGATG GGTCCACCATCCTTGACCGTGCTGTGATTGAACACAATCTACTTTCTGCCAGTAAACTCTACAACAATATCTCCTTTGAGGAATTAGGATCTCTTTTAGAAATTCCTCCAATGAAG GCTGAAAAGATAGCATCTCAGATGATAAGTGAGGGACGAATGAATGGTTGCATTGACCAGATTGATTCAATTGTTCATTTTGAAA ATCGAGAAGCGTTACCAAGCTGGGACAAACAGATTCAAAATCTATGCTTCCAAGTGAATAACATTATTGAAAAGATTGAACAACAAGCTCCCGAGTGGATTGCCAAATCTATTGATGAACAAATGGCTGTTTCTTAG